From Streptomyces yatensis, one genomic window encodes:
- a CDS encoding sialidase family protein gives MSRRTAHRTAPRAARHHARKVAAVAVAAVAAFGLTACQDGDTSGDTKAASSSASGSQDSGSPDASAKSGAGDAGSLRKTAPTPLRDGGALYPRAIRLQHSGKDNGRVLASTVVHDGGNGIGAIQESTDGGSSFRQVGTVADPKSAAGRGLCCATLYELPQQVGDMPAGTLLWAASFGQDTPGRRMTIEVFKSTDLGRKWSHLSTVATAEDTKGLWEPEFSIDAEGNLVCHYSDETDPRHSQKLVAVRSRDGVSWSGLHDTVAGTPASDRPGMAVVRKLPNGTYVMTYEICSEDPKFSCVVHYRTSPDGWDWGNPTNLGTRPETADGKYFKHAPTLAWAPEAGNPQGKLLLIGQAMYNADGSRAEGSGRTIWTNSKGGDGAWREIPAPVAVTSDKLDSCPNYSSSLLPSSDGREVLEIATDYDGGVCRPYHATQGT, from the coding sequence ATGTCCCGCCGCACCGCACACCGCACCGCGCCCCGCGCCGCACGGCATCACGCGCGTAAAGTCGCCGCCGTCGCGGTGGCCGCCGTCGCCGCGTTCGGATTGACCGCTTGCCAGGACGGTGACACCAGCGGTGACACCAAGGCCGCGTCCTCCAGCGCCTCCGGCTCCCAGGACTCCGGCTCCCCCGACGCGTCCGCGAAGAGCGGGGCGGGCGACGCGGGGTCCTTGCGGAAGACGGCCCCCACGCCGCTGCGCGACGGCGGGGCCCTCTACCCCCGGGCGATCCGTCTGCAGCACAGCGGCAAGGACAACGGCCGTGTGCTGGCCTCGACCGTCGTCCACGACGGCGGCAACGGCATCGGCGCCATCCAGGAGAGCACGGACGGGGGATCCAGCTTCCGCCAGGTGGGCACCGTGGCCGACCCCAAGTCCGCCGCCGGCCGGGGGCTGTGCTGCGCGACCCTCTACGAGCTGCCGCAACAGGTCGGTGACATGCCGGCCGGCACCCTGCTGTGGGCCGCCTCCTTCGGGCAGGACACGCCCGGGCGCCGTATGACGATCGAGGTGTTCAAGAGCACCGACCTGGGGCGGAAGTGGTCCCATCTGTCCACGGTCGCCACCGCCGAGGACACCAAGGGGCTGTGGGAGCCGGAGTTCTCCATCGACGCGGAGGGGAACCTGGTCTGCCACTACTCCGACGAGACCGATCCGCGCCACAGCCAGAAGCTCGTCGCCGTACGCTCGCGGGACGGCGTCTCATGGAGCGGCCTCCACGACACCGTCGCCGGCACCCCGGCCTCCGACCGCCCCGGGATGGCGGTCGTACGGAAGCTGCCGAACGGCACGTACGTCATGACGTACGAGATCTGCTCCGAGGACCCCAAGTTCTCCTGCGTCGTGCACTACCGCACCTCTCCCGACGGATGGGACTGGGGCAACCCCACCAACCTCGGCACCCGGCCCGAGACGGCCGACGGCAAGTACTTCAAGCACGCCCCGACCCTGGCCTGGGCACCGGAGGCGGGGAATCCGCAGGGCAAGCTGCTGCTGATCGGACAGGCGATGTACAACGCGGACGGCAGCAGGGCCGAGGGCAGCGGCCGCACGATCTGGACCAACAGCAAGGGCGGCGACGGTGCCTGGCGCGAGATCCCGGCCCCCGTCGCCGTGACATCCGACAAGCTGGACTCCTGCCCCAACTACAGTTCCAGCCTGCTGCCCTCCTCCGACGGGCGCGAGGTACTGGAGATCGCGACCGACTACGACGGGGGAGTGTGCCGGCCATACCACGCCACGCAGGGCACATGA
- a CDS encoding NAD(P)/FAD-dependent oxidoreductase, whose product MKHVVVVGGSAAGLAAAETLRREGYEGTITLIGDEPYHPYDRPPLSKQILGGQWEPDRVPLRAPADLDALGLDLRLGVAATGLDLAGRTVALADGERVPYEGLVIATGVRPRRLPGDGNGGGDGDGNGGGEGRAHVLRTLDDALALRDRLGPGRRLAVVGAGFLGAEAAAVARGLGTEVTLLEPAPVPLAPAVGERVGRVLAQAHHDHGVDLRTGVMVAEVADGGVRLTDGTLVEADEVLVAIGSVPNTGWLEGSGLTLGDGLECDEYSAAAPDVYGAGDVARWHNPLFGTAMRIEHRTNATEQGMAVARNLLRPDERRPFAPVPYFWSDQYDLRIQAHGHLRGHEEVAVVEGALEERKFLAVYRSGDRVAGVLAVGMPPKAIRTWRQAVATRAAWRDAVGELVPEGA is encoded by the coding sequence GTGAAGCACGTGGTGGTGGTCGGTGGATCCGCCGCCGGTCTGGCGGCGGCGGAGACGCTGCGCCGGGAGGGGTACGAGGGCACGATCACGCTCATCGGCGATGAGCCGTACCACCCGTACGACCGGCCACCGCTGTCCAAGCAGATCCTCGGCGGGCAGTGGGAGCCCGACCGGGTGCCGCTGCGCGCGCCCGCCGATCTGGACGCGCTCGGCCTCGATCTGCGCCTCGGGGTCGCCGCGACCGGCCTCGACCTGGCGGGCCGTACGGTCGCGCTGGCCGACGGGGAGCGGGTGCCGTACGAGGGCCTGGTCATCGCCACCGGCGTCCGCCCGCGCCGGCTGCCCGGCGACGGGAACGGCGGTGGGGACGGCGACGGGAACGGCGGCGGCGAGGGGCGCGCGCATGTGCTGCGCACCCTGGACGACGCCCTGGCCCTGCGGGACCGGCTGGGCCCGGGGCGGCGGCTGGCGGTGGTCGGCGCCGGGTTCCTCGGCGCCGAGGCGGCCGCCGTCGCCCGGGGGCTCGGCACGGAGGTGACGCTGCTGGAACCGGCACCGGTGCCGCTGGCCCCGGCGGTCGGCGAACGGGTCGGCCGGGTGCTCGCCCAGGCCCACCACGACCACGGCGTCGATCTGCGCACCGGCGTCATGGTGGCCGAGGTGGCCGACGGCGGGGTGCGGCTGACGGACGGCACGCTGGTCGAGGCCGATGAGGTGCTGGTCGCGATCGGCTCGGTGCCCAACACCGGCTGGCTGGAGGGCAGTGGCCTCACCCTGGGCGACGGCCTGGAGTGCGACGAGTACAGCGCCGCCGCGCCGGATGTGTACGGCGCGGGGGACGTGGCCCGCTGGCACAACCCGCTGTTCGGCACGGCGATGCGGATCGAGCACCGGACCAACGCCACCGAACAGGGCATGGCCGTGGCCCGCAACCTCCTCCGCCCCGACGAGCGGCGGCCGTTCGCCCCGGTGCCGTACTTCTGGTCGGACCAGTACGACCTCCGGATCCAGGCCCATGGCCATCTGCGAGGCCATGAGGAGGTCGCGGTCGTGGAGGGCGCCCTGGAGGAGCGGAAGTTCCTGGCCGTCTACCGCTCCGGGGACCGGGTGGCCGGAGTACTGGCCGTCGGCATGCCCCCGAAGGCAATCCGCACGTGGCGACAGGCGGTCGCGACGCGGGCCGCGTGGCGGGACGCGGTGGGGGAACTGGTGCCGGAGGGGGCGTAA
- a CDS encoding phosphatase PAP2 family protein has protein sequence MAAFTTWRRPRAMLYAAAGVVALGFFIALEITARRYGLPGPVTNQVQEVVLPPKSGFLLYAGMALMMVVLTWRQRFIALGAAIGIDVVFLLVRWAVGAKLTEGHPFGNGALWVMLGCVVIALTRRTGRERALLLKGVGLGLLLVAGRKTGDTWLLITSRTRPTVLDQYVATADQALGNPSWVVGRIVEATGPIGAHVLDYVYIQLAVAAVVVTMYQLRHVAAERRFPRHHLVRTFLVIGLVGPAVYMIFPVVGPVFAYGADGGHWALADIWPNTLPPVNPPHPMPFDEITPRNCMPSLHTAWATAIFIHSRQGPRPLRYAGTFWLVATLGATLGFGYHYGVDLIAGVVFTLTIETALRALARGWDRSAIQLVAHGTTVFAALLVSYRYLPMEMARHPWLFGPLLLLAMGSVIHGYVRTTRLWEPKAAPALQPEPQPELV, from the coding sequence ATGGCTGCGTTCACCACGTGGCGTCGACCACGGGCGATGCTGTACGCCGCGGCGGGTGTGGTGGCCCTCGGATTCTTCATCGCGCTGGAGATCACCGCGCGCCGCTACGGCCTGCCGGGGCCGGTCACCAATCAGGTGCAAGAGGTGGTATTGCCACCCAAGTCGGGCTTCCTGTTGTACGCCGGGATGGCCTTGATGATGGTGGTGCTCACCTGGCGGCAACGGTTCATCGCCCTCGGCGCCGCGATCGGCATCGACGTCGTCTTCCTGCTGGTGCGGTGGGCGGTCGGGGCGAAGCTGACCGAGGGCCACCCCTTCGGCAACGGCGCGCTGTGGGTGATGTTGGGCTGTGTGGTCATCGCCCTCACCCGCCGCACCGGCCGGGAACGCGCCCTGCTGCTCAAGGGCGTCGGGCTGGGCCTGCTGCTGGTGGCCGGTCGTAAGACGGGCGATACCTGGCTGCTCATCACGTCCAGGACCCGCCCGACGGTGCTCGACCAGTACGTGGCGACCGCCGATCAGGCGCTGGGCAACCCCTCGTGGGTGGTGGGCCGGATCGTCGAGGCCACCGGCCCGATCGGCGCCCATGTTCTCGACTACGTCTATATCCAGCTCGCGGTGGCCGCGGTCGTCGTCACGATGTACCAGCTGCGCCACGTGGCGGCCGAGCGCCGCTTCCCGCGCCACCATCTGGTGCGCACCTTTCTGGTCATCGGCCTCGTCGGGCCGGCCGTCTACATGATCTTCCCGGTGGTCGGCCCGGTCTTCGCCTACGGCGCCGACGGCGGGCACTGGGCGCTGGCCGACATCTGGCCGAACACGCTGCCGCCGGTCAACCCCCCGCACCCGATGCCCTTCGACGAGATCACCCCGCGCAACTGCATGCCCAGCCTGCACACGGCGTGGGCCACCGCGATCTTCATTCACTCCCGCCAGGGCCCCCGTCCGCTGCGCTACGCCGGCACGTTCTGGCTGGTCGCCACGCTCGGCGCGACGCTGGGATTCGGCTACCACTACGGCGTGGATCTCATCGCGGGCGTGGTGTTCACCCTCACGATCGAGACCGCGCTGCGCGCGCTCGCACGTGGCTGGGACCGGTCCGCGATCCAGCTGGTCGCTCATGGCACGACGGTTTTCGCCGCGCTCCTGGTCTCCTATCGCTATCTGCCGATGGAGATGGCCAGACATCCGTGGCTGTTCGGACCGCTTCTCCTGCTGGCGATGGGCTCAGTGATCCACGGCTATGTGCGGACCACCAGGCTGTGGGAACCGAAGGCCGCACCGGCACTGCAACCGGAGCCGCAGCCCGAGCTGGTGTGA
- a CDS encoding response regulator transcription factor, translating into MYGSVSEKPAPARGSGQHILVVDDESRIAELLSTTLELAGYRVGTAATGGEALDRVGRERPDLVILDVMLPDLDGFTVCRRLVAADENHPPVLFLTARDSLDSLVTGLGIGGNDYVTKPFRIAEVLARVQALLRTRNRRREEPSPRYADLLLDDTTRQARRGRRALELTPAEFRLLRYLLVNAGQVLSKEQIGEHLWVADHRRYGDNAIEKLISRLRHKVDGTGPALIHTRRGFGYWLGRLASP; encoded by the coding sequence GTGTACGGGAGTGTCAGCGAAAAACCAGCGCCCGCCCGTGGCAGCGGGCAGCACATCCTGGTCGTCGACGATGAGTCGAGAATCGCCGAGCTGCTCTCGACCACCCTCGAGCTGGCCGGATACCGGGTCGGCACCGCCGCCACCGGCGGAGAGGCGCTCGACCGGGTCGGGCGGGAGCGGCCCGACCTGGTGATCCTCGATGTGATGCTGCCCGATCTGGACGGCTTCACGGTGTGCCGCCGCCTGGTCGCGGCCGACGAGAACCATCCGCCCGTCCTCTTCCTCACCGCCCGCGACTCGCTGGACTCGCTGGTCACCGGCCTCGGCATCGGCGGGAACGACTATGTGACCAAGCCGTTCCGGATCGCCGAGGTGCTGGCCCGGGTACAGGCCCTGCTGCGCACCCGCAACCGGCGGCGGGAGGAGCCCTCGCCACGCTACGCGGATCTGCTGCTGGACGACACGACCCGTCAGGCGCGGCGCGGCCGACGGGCGCTGGAGCTGACCCCGGCCGAATTCCGGCTGCTGCGCTATCTGCTGGTCAACGCCGGTCAGGTGCTGTCCAAGGAGCAGATAGGCGAGCATCTGTGGGTGGCGGACCACCGGCGGTACGGGGACAACGCCATCGAGAAGCTGATCTCACGGCTGCGCCATAAGGTCGACGGGACCGGGCCCGCCCTGATCCACACCCGTCGGGGCTTCGGCTACTGGCTCGGCCGGCTCGCCTCCCCATGA
- a CDS encoding Dabb family protein: MLYHINRATMKPTAAREQIEAALESWREQGRSNPAVKSFIVGRDHGGDYEYSAVFVVEDLDGLFAYLTHPTTYQTDHLGLNLVERLEIFDVSDDDDPELDAKIQELHRRRNELAPEVAGMLADVPAYSGSGVND; the protein is encoded by the coding sequence ATGCTCTACCACATCAACCGGGCCACGATGAAGCCCACCGCGGCACGCGAGCAGATCGAGGCAGCACTGGAGAGCTGGCGCGAGCAGGGCCGCTCGAATCCCGCGGTCAAGTCCTTCATCGTCGGCCGCGACCACGGCGGCGACTACGAGTACAGCGCGGTGTTCGTCGTCGAGGACCTCGACGGACTCTTCGCGTATCTGACTCACCCGACCACCTACCAGACCGACCACCTCGGCCTGAACCTGGTCGAGCGACTCGAAATTTTCGACGTCAGCGACGACGACGATCCCGAGCTGGACGCGAAGATCCAGGAACTGCACCGGCGCCGCAACGAGCTCGCCCCTGAGGTCGCGGGAATGCTCGCCGACGTGCCCGCCTACTCCGGCTCCGGCGTGAATGACTGA
- a CDS encoding TetR/AcrR family transcriptional regulator — MPSSTRRARERASTRERIIEAALHVLETDGAAALTIRRIATDIEYSAPVVYQHFANKDALVLELAAHGHRLMLAEFRQAAEESDIDRRMMRIASEYIRFAGEHPHLYEVMNGTTVGANERRRAAEPAIGLLKELLTTWSDTHDVVLADPDEACEIIWGTLYGIASLGSVGTISNERARRLAEQGLRAILLGWRTEAPGNG, encoded by the coding sequence ATGCCCAGCAGCACAAGACGGGCCCGTGAACGGGCGAGCACCCGCGAGCGGATCATCGAGGCCGCGCTGCATGTCCTTGAGACTGACGGCGCCGCAGCGCTCACGATCCGGCGCATCGCGACCGACATCGAATACTCCGCACCTGTCGTCTATCAGCACTTCGCCAACAAGGACGCACTCGTACTGGAGCTGGCCGCCCACGGCCACCGCCTGATGCTGGCCGAGTTCCGGCAGGCTGCCGAGGAGTCCGATATCGACCGGCGCATGATGCGGATCGCGTCCGAGTACATCCGGTTCGCCGGCGAGCATCCGCACCTCTACGAAGTCATGAACGGCACCACGGTCGGCGCGAACGAACGCCGCCGCGCCGCGGAACCGGCCATCGGCCTCCTCAAGGAACTGCTCACCACCTGGTCCGACACCCACGACGTGGTCCTGGCCGACCCCGACGAGGCATGCGAGATCATCTGGGGCACCCTGTACGGCATCGCATCGCTCGGCTCCGTCGGCACCATCAGCAACGAGCGCGCCCGGCGACTCGCCGAGCAAGGGCTCCGCGCGATCCTTCTCGGCTGGCGGACTGAGGCGCCGGGGAACGGGTAG
- a CDS encoding cytochrome P450, which translates to MTETLAETTAEAEEPLPEFPMPRANGCPFAPPPTARALHTERPIARVRLWDGSAPWLVTRYADQRALLADPRVSSEATRPGFPHASAGFRENAGRRRSFITMDDPEHARIRRMVTAPFAIKRVEAMRPEIQKITDDLIDSMLAGPAPVDLVRAFALPLPSLVICKLLGVPYEDHDFFQRNSSLLINRHSSVEEVVGANEALTDYLDDLVSAKLAHPADDMLSELAARVRAGELTQREAANMGVLLLIAGHETTANMIALGTVALLENPDQLAVLRETDDPKAVARAVEELLRYLTIVHNGRRRVAREDIEIGGETIRAGDGIIVYTGTGNWDAEVFPEPERLDIGRDARRHMAFGFGVHQCLGQPLARVELQVVYGTLYRRIPTLRLATGIDQLPFKDDGLVYGVYELPVTWAS; encoded by the coding sequence ATGACCGAGACGCTGGCAGAGACCACGGCCGAGGCGGAAGAGCCGCTTCCGGAGTTCCCGATGCCGCGGGCGAACGGCTGCCCCTTCGCCCCGCCCCCGACCGCACGGGCGCTGCACACCGAACGGCCGATCGCGCGGGTGCGGCTGTGGGACGGCAGCGCCCCCTGGCTGGTGACCCGGTACGCCGACCAGCGCGCCCTGCTCGCCGACCCCCGGGTCAGTTCCGAGGCCACCCGGCCCGGCTTTCCCCATGCGAGCGCCGGCTTCCGCGAGAACGCCGGGCGGCGGCGCTCCTTCATCACCATGGACGACCCCGAGCACGCCCGGATCCGCCGGATGGTCACCGCACCGTTCGCCATCAAGCGGGTCGAGGCGATGCGGCCCGAGATCCAGAAGATCACCGACGATCTGATCGACTCCATGCTGGCCGGGCCGGCCCCGGTCGACCTGGTGCGCGCGTTCGCGCTGCCGCTGCCGTCGCTGGTGATCTGCAAGCTGCTCGGAGTGCCGTACGAGGACCACGACTTCTTCCAGCGCAACAGCTCGCTCCTGATCAACCGCCATTCCTCGGTCGAGGAGGTGGTCGGCGCCAACGAGGCGCTGACCGACTATCTGGACGACCTGGTCAGCGCCAAACTCGCCCACCCCGCCGACGACATGCTCTCCGAGCTGGCCGCCCGGGTCAGGGCCGGAGAGCTGACCCAGCGCGAGGCCGCCAACATGGGCGTGCTGCTGCTGATCGCCGGTCATGAGACCACCGCCAACATGATCGCCCTCGGCACCGTCGCCCTGCTGGAGAACCCCGACCAGCTCGCCGTCCTGCGGGAGACCGACGACCCGAAGGCGGTCGCCAGGGCCGTCGAGGAACTGCTGCGCTATCTGACCATCGTGCACAACGGCCGGCGCCGGGTCGCGCGGGAGGACATCGAGATCGGCGGCGAGACCATCCGCGCCGGGGACGGGATCATCGTCTACACCGGCACCGGCAACTGGGACGCGGAGGTCTTCCCCGAGCCCGAGCGGCTGGACATCGGCCGCGACGCCCGCCGCCACATGGCCTTCGGCTTCGGCGTCCACCAGTGCCTGGGCCAGCCGCTGGCCCGGGTGGAGCTGCAGGTGGTCTACGGCACGCTCTACCGCCGCATCCCCACGCTGCGGCTGGCGACCGGGATCGACCAACTACCTTTCAAGGACGACGGCTTGGTCTACGGCGTCTACGAACTGCCCGTCACCTGGGCGTCTTGA
- a CDS encoding NAD-dependent epimerase/dehydratase family protein — MADHVVIGAGSIGSNVARLLAERGEGVRIVTRSGSGPEHPLIVRVAADASDPARLTELSRGAKVIYHCANPPSYTMWEHLLPPLQTAAIAAAKAHDAVLALTGSLYAYGRQPGGRMNEHTPMAATGRKGRLRKRMWEQALAAGIRTVEVRGSDYIGKDATGIYAIFIEPAVQKGRAAWITGHLDMPHTFTFNGDMAHALVALAQDERAWGRAWHVPSPPAVTIRELARRCTDAAGRPPAKLIQMPRFVMRTAGLVLPIAREVAEMDYQWYAPFHMDATETADTFGLTATDLDTAIRDQVGAIRN; from the coding sequence ATGGCCGATCATGTTGTCATCGGCGCCGGCTCGATCGGCTCGAACGTCGCCCGCCTGCTCGCCGAGCGCGGCGAGGGCGTTCGCATCGTCACGCGCAGTGGCTCAGGCCCTGAGCACCCGCTGATCGTGCGGGTCGCCGCGGACGCCTCCGACCCGGCCCGCCTGACCGAGCTGTCCCGCGGCGCAAAGGTGATCTACCACTGTGCCAATCCGCCCTCGTACACCATGTGGGAACACCTGTTGCCGCCGTTGCAGACGGCGGCGATCGCCGCCGCCAAGGCGCATGATGCCGTCCTGGCGCTCACCGGCAGCCTCTACGCCTACGGCCGGCAGCCCGGCGGCCGGATGAACGAGCACACTCCCATGGCCGCCACCGGGCGCAAGGGCCGCCTGCGCAAACGGATGTGGGAACAGGCCCTCGCCGCCGGTATCCGTACCGTCGAAGTCCGCGGCTCCGACTACATCGGTAAGGACGCGACAGGCATCTACGCCATTTTCATCGAGCCGGCTGTGCAAAAGGGCCGCGCTGCCTGGATCACCGGCCACCTGGATATGCCGCACACCTTCACCTTCAACGGCGACATGGCGCACGCCCTGGTGGCGCTCGCCCAGGATGAACGCGCGTGGGGCCGGGCCTGGCACGTTCCGTCCCCGCCCGCCGTCACCATTCGCGAGCTGGCCCGGCGTTGCACCGACGCCGCGGGCCGGCCACCGGCCAAGCTGATCCAGATGCCGCGCTTCGTGATGCGTACAGCGGGGCTGGTCCTGCCGATCGCCCGGGAGGTGGCCGAGATGGACTACCAGTGGTACGCGCCGTTCCACATGGACGCGACGGAGACGGCTGACACCTTCGGCCTGACCGCCACCGACCTTGACACCGCCATCCGCGACCAGGTCGGCGCGATCAGAAATTGA
- a CDS encoding sensor histidine kinase: protein MSMDKHRGDDRHHGEDAYERQQRLEVLLHELRTSLTTIRGWAELPLQGLSDDPELMVRALRRIQDEADHMHQAVQQVFPRADTSWVRPLDAEPVDLRDVADEAVADLGLLDPERPIARENSGRPTLVADNRMLRHAIRNLLGNALRHTPAGSPVTVAVRGPVAGSGGRPRVELSVSDQGPGMSPHDIARLTSPRSEDGRIELGGGLGLSIVRRVVERHGGEVSVHSAPGRGTTVTVAFPIVSVSSGN, encoded by the coding sequence ATGAGCATGGACAAGCACCGCGGGGACGACCGGCACCATGGCGAGGACGCGTACGAGCGCCAGCAGCGGCTGGAGGTCCTGCTGCACGAGCTGCGCACCTCCCTGACCACCATCCGCGGCTGGGCCGAACTCCCGCTGCAGGGGCTCAGCGACGACCCCGAGCTGATGGTGCGCGCCCTGCGCCGGATCCAGGACGAGGCCGACCATATGCACCAGGCGGTCCAGCAGGTGTTTCCGCGCGCGGACACCTCCTGGGTACGGCCGCTGGACGCGGAGCCGGTGGATCTGCGGGACGTGGCCGACGAGGCGGTGGCGGATCTGGGGCTGCTCGACCCCGAACGCCCCATCGCCCGCGAGAACTCCGGCCGGCCGACCCTCGTCGCCGACAACCGCATGCTGCGGCACGCCATCCGCAATCTGCTGGGCAACGCGCTGCGGCACACCCCCGCCGGATCCCCGGTGACCGTGGCGGTGCGCGGCCCGGTGGCCGGGTCCGGTGGGCGGCCGCGGGTCGAGCTGTCGGTCAGCGACCAGGGGCCGGGCATGAGCCCGCACGACATCGCCCGGCTCACCTCCCCCCGCTCCGAGGACGGGCGGATCGAGCTGGGCGGCGGCCTCGGCCTGTCCATCGTGCGGCGGGTGGTCGAGCGGCACGGCGGCGAGGTGAGCGTGCACAGCGCACCGGGCCGCGGCACCACGGTCACTGTGGCCTTCCCCATAGTCAGCGTTTCGTCAGGTAACTGA
- a CDS encoding ferredoxin translates to MRVEVDVPKCVASGQCVMIAPDVFDQREEDGIVILLDERPAPELHADVRESAVVCPAAAIRVVEK, encoded by the coding sequence ATGCGTGTGGAAGTCGATGTTCCCAAGTGTGTGGCGTCGGGTCAGTGCGTGATGATCGCGCCCGACGTGTTCGACCAGCGGGAGGAGGACGGCATCGTGATCCTGCTGGACGAGCGGCCCGCGCCCGAACTCCACGCCGATGTGCGGGAGTCCGCGGTGGTCTGCCCGGCGGCGGCGATACGGGTGGTCGAGAAGTGA
- a CDS encoding acyltransferase, with amino-acid sequence MASPTATESDTKRSTTVRAGEASGDRIRLSVYDMLIGLVYTPRTFFYRETLDGDALRASLSRTLLSFPMVSGRMKKDPDGRLSVLCDDSGVRFIETHAAEPMPDHGPHHTAKKGINRYLSQVNPLQVVDGDIPLFTVKLTHMKGGGSVLGVNMNHAVADGSAYMRFMESWSKEHRGLGYPAPGHDRGIIDALAAPVAGDAPPDNDHFTVTKRGRKSAYVARILLSSIAKVTTMVTTRFTAAELATMKDAAMADLAGTERWVSTNDALTAHLWKVLGALRDRPDASEEKLGLLADFRAFGGGAVPDGYWGNTVTNTRPGMPAAELRSRPLGEIALAVRAGYAENTEEKIRQETAFLCAEYEAGRLKRILPTMTLDKFENTIVINNWSKLPFYDLDFGAGTPFWYDVPALPTPWTVLIAPTPPDEPGGRDVHMAVPRALVQTLREQSWTDRFHCYAESGEASALTFGSPKAGG; translated from the coding sequence ATGGCATCCCCCACTGCCACCGAGAGCGACACCAAGCGATCGACCACCGTACGCGCCGGAGAGGCGAGCGGTGACCGCATACGTTTGAGCGTCTACGACATGCTCATCGGGCTGGTCTACACCCCACGTACCTTTTTCTACCGCGAGACGCTCGACGGCGATGCGCTGCGCGCCTCCCTCAGCAGAACACTGCTCAGCTTCCCGATGGTTTCAGGCCGCATGAAGAAGGATCCCGACGGCCGTCTCAGCGTGCTCTGCGACGACTCCGGTGTGCGCTTCATCGAGACACACGCGGCCGAGCCCATGCCGGATCACGGGCCTCATCACACGGCGAAAAAGGGCATCAATCGCTATCTGAGTCAGGTCAACCCACTCCAGGTGGTCGACGGCGACATACCGCTTTTCACGGTGAAGCTCACCCATATGAAAGGCGGCGGCTCGGTTCTGGGTGTCAACATGAACCACGCCGTGGCCGACGGATCCGCCTATATGCGGTTCATGGAGAGCTGGTCGAAGGAGCACCGAGGGCTCGGGTACCCCGCGCCCGGCCACGACCGCGGCATCATCGACGCCCTCGCGGCGCCGGTCGCGGGTGACGCCCCGCCGGACAACGACCACTTCACGGTCACCAAGCGCGGCCGGAAGTCCGCCTATGTGGCCCGTATCCTGCTGAGCAGCATCGCCAAGGTGACGACGATGGTGACCACCCGCTTCACCGCCGCCGAACTGGCCACCATGAAGGACGCCGCGATGGCCGACCTCGCGGGCACGGAGCGATGGGTGTCGACCAATGACGCGCTGACCGCCCATCTGTGGAAAGTCCTCGGCGCATTGCGGGACCGCCCCGATGCGAGCGAGGAAAAGCTGGGCCTCCTCGCCGACTTCCGCGCTTTCGGCGGCGGGGCCGTACCGGACGGCTACTGGGGCAACACCGTCACCAACACCCGACCCGGGATGCCCGCGGCCGAACTGCGCTCCCGCCCGCTCGGCGAGATCGCCTTGGCGGTCCGCGCGGGCTATGCCGAGAACACGGAGGAGAAAATTCGCCAGGAAACGGCGTTCCTCTGTGCCGAATACGAGGCGGGACGCCTCAAGCGCATCCTGCCCACCATGACGCTCGACAAGTTCGAGAACACCATCGTGATCAACAACTGGTCCAAGCTCCCCTTCTACGACCTCGACTTCGGAGCGGGCACGCCCTTCTGGTACGACGTCCCGGCGCTTCCCACTCCCTGGACCGTACTCATAGCGCCGACTCCGCCGGATGAGCCCGGTGGCCGCGATGTGCATATGGCCGTGCCCCGTGCATTGGTCCAGACCCTTCGGGAACAGTCCTGGACCGACCGGTTCCACTGTTACGCGGAATCCGGCGAGGCCTCCGCGCTGACTTTCGGATCGCCCAAAGCCGGAGGTTGA